In Pleurocapsa sp. PCC 7319, the following are encoded in one genomic region:
- a CDS encoding DUF1816 domain-containing protein — MTKVNLIEIEKNLCQCRIKEEARQVQYGYIEDLIAGKAMKISVKIKRSLPIKLTIRQ; from the coding sequence TTGACTAAAGTTAATTTAATCGAGATCGAGAAAAACTTGTGTCAATGCCGTATCAAAGAAGAAGCTAGACAGGTACAGTATGGCTACATCGAAGACTTGATTGCAGGAAAAGCGATGAAAATTAGCGTGAAGATAAAACGTTCTTTGCCAATAAAGCTTACGATTAGGCAATAG
- the blaOXA gene encoding class D beta-lactamase: MKKNLNLLLLVILMVFSSWFTLEHHVYSQTTPQIEQTVNFKQHFDDLGVNGSIIIYALDLDNFYQHNPSRNNTAFLPASTYKIPNSLIALETKVIKDDVDVLTWDGIERSFNGSPIAKWNQDLNLRLAFKYSAVWFYQVLARRIGHQRMQDFVAQIEYGNQNIGNKEDIDRFWLEGELRITPKQQITFLRRLYQNDLPFSQRTIDLVKDIAIAEQTPNYILRGKTGLTSEIGWYVGYLEQNDNVYFFATNVDPNSEDAIAARLEVTKLCLQDLGLL; the protein is encoded by the coding sequence ATGAAAAAAAACCTGAATTTATTACTGCTAGTGATTTTAATGGTATTCTCTAGCTGGTTTACACTAGAACACCATGTTTATTCACAAACTACACCACAGATAGAGCAAACAGTAAATTTTAAACAGCATTTTGATGATTTGGGGGTCAATGGTTCGATTATCATTTACGCTCTCGATCTCGATAATTTTTATCAACACAATCCCAGTCGCAATAATACTGCTTTTCTTCCTGCTTCAACTTACAAAATTCCTAACTCTTTGATAGCTTTGGAAACTAAAGTAATCAAAGATGATGTCGATGTTCTAACTTGGGATGGAATTGAAAGAAGTTTTAATGGTTCTCCCATTGCTAAATGGAATCAAGATCTAAATCTCCGTCTAGCTTTTAAATATTCAGCAGTTTGGTTTTATCAGGTACTTGCTCGTAGAATTGGTCATCAAAGAATGCAGGATTTTGTAGCTCAAATTGAATATGGCAATCAAAACATTGGAAACAAAGAAGATATTGATCGCTTTTGGCTGGAAGGAGAATTAAGAATTACCCCCAAACAGCAAATTACTTTTCTTCGTCGTCTCTATCAAAACGATCTGCCTTTTTCTCAACGAACTATCGATTTAGTAAAAGATATTGCGATCGCCGAACAGACACCTAATTACATACTTCGGGGAAAAACGGGATTAACATCAGAAATAGGTTGGTACGTAGGCTACTTAGAACAAAATGATAATGTCTATTTCTTCGCTACAAATGTCGATCCTAATTCTGAAGATGCCATCGCAGCGAGGTTAGAAGTTACTAAACTGTGTTTACAAGACTTGGGATTGCTTTGA
- a CDS encoding DNA topoisomerase IB: protein MLAVEKIVERKFEEILDLEPQESAKVAGLCYVRADDLLIVRKKVGRGFSYIDANGDRIADEAELDRLKSLTIPPALTDVRLCHLPDGHLQATGRDAKRRKQYFYHPQWRKIRSQHKFNRMLLFGAHLPAIRETTDQHLRKHGLPREKVLAAVVQLLETTLIRVGNNRYAKKNSSFGLTTLRDRHVEIKDSKVKFEFRGKSGVDHEIELNDRRLANVIKQCQEIPGYEVFKYYDESGDRQFVDSEDVNEYLQTITTKDFTAKDFRTWAGTLLAAIELNDLGGYDSEPQAQKNVTQAIKNVAQQLGNRPATCRKYYVHPAIIAAYNNKSLLDLMSQTENFKSAANGLNPEEIVILEIIKEALPIA, encoded by the coding sequence ATGTTAGCGGTAGAAAAGATCGTTGAGCGCAAGTTTGAAGAAATATTAGATTTAGAGCCACAAGAGTCGGCTAAAGTTGCTGGTTTATGTTATGTCAGAGCGGATGATTTGCTCATAGTCAGAAAAAAAGTTGGTCGTGGTTTTAGTTATATTGATGCCAATGGCGATCGCATTGCTGATGAAGCAGAATTAGACCGTCTCAAGTCTTTAACCATACCACCGGCTCTAACTGATGTTAGACTTTGTCATTTACCCGACGGACATCTCCAAGCTACGGGAAGAGATGCTAAAAGACGCAAACAGTACTTTTATCATCCTCAATGGCGTAAGATTCGCTCCCAGCATAAGTTTAATCGAATGTTATTATTCGGTGCCCATTTGCCTGCGATTAGAGAAACTACTGACCAACATTTACGCAAGCATGGCTTACCTAGAGAAAAAGTTTTAGCAGCAGTAGTACAGCTATTAGAAACTACTTTGATTAGGGTGGGTAACAATCGCTATGCCAAGAAAAATAGTTCTTTTGGCTTAACTACCTTACGAGATCGCCACGTAGAAATCAAAGACAGCAAGGTGAAATTTGAATTTCGGGGCAAAAGTGGTGTCGACCATGAAATAGAACTAAATGACCGTAGGCTAGCCAATGTTATCAAGCAATGCCAGGAAATTCCTGGCTATGAAGTTTTTAAATATTACGATGAGTCTGGCGATCGCCAATTTGTTGATTCGGAGGACGTTAACGAATATCTACAAACCATAACAACTAAAGATTTTACTGCCAAAGATTTTCGCACCTGGGCAGGAACTTTACTGGCAGCGATCGAGTTAAATGATTTGGGTGGATATGATTCTGAACCACAAGCACAAAAAAACGTAACTCAAGCAATTAAAAATGTGGCACAACAATTAGGAAATCGCCCTGCAACCTGCCGTAAATATTATGTTCATCCAGCTATTATTGCAGCTTACAATAACAAATCCTTATTAGATTTAATGTCTCAGACAGAAAACTTTAAATCAGCAGCCAACGGACTAAATCCTGAGGAAATAGTAATTCTGGAAATTATTAAAGAAGCTCTTCCTATTGCCTAA
- a CDS encoding GNAT family N-acetyltransferase, which produces MTESKLRVCIRKPTMEDCQELHSLIFRSKQFHFPWVIHAESSEHECKKYINRCQNNDVEGLVVCHLDTSKIIGVVNLSQIFYGNFQNAYLSYYVDVDFAGQALMSEGVHLVIDYAFNTLKLHRVEANIQPENKRSINLVKRLGFRKEGFSQRYLKINGEWRDHERWALTVENW; this is translated from the coding sequence ATGACAGAATCTAAACTTCGAGTATGTATTAGAAAACCAACTATGGAAGATTGCCAGGAATTGCACTCGCTCATTTTTAGAAGCAAACAATTCCATTTTCCTTGGGTTATTCATGCTGAATCTAGCGAGCATGAGTGTAAAAAGTATATTAATCGGTGTCAAAATAATGATGTTGAAGGATTAGTGGTTTGTCATTTAGATACAAGTAAAATTATTGGAGTAGTTAACCTTAGTCAAATTTTCTATGGAAATTTTCAAAATGCCTATCTTAGTTATTACGTTGATGTAGATTTCGCAGGTCAAGCATTAATGTCAGAGGGAGTGCACTTGGTAATTGACTATGCTTTTAATACTCTTAAACTACATAGAGTTGAAGCCAACATTCAGCCAGAAAATAAGAGATCGATTAACTTAGTAAAACGATTGGGTTTTCGAAAAGAAGGTTTTTCTCAACGATATTTGAAAATTAATGGAGAATGGCGAGATCATGAACGGTGGGCTTTAACAGTTGAAAATTGGTGA